The Oryza brachyantha chromosome 7, ObraRS2, whole genome shotgun sequence genomic interval TCGCCCAATGGGTTTCCCATGTGGAGGCCTTCGTCGACGTCTCCCGCGCCCCGGCCCAACACGTGCGTCCCCTTCTCCAATCCCcccccccttcccctctccttcATCGGGTTCTGAATGCGTGcagctttgctttgctttgcttcaaattctttttttttgtttcaataaTGTGACAAGAATATCTCGACTATGATTATATCTTTTTTGGGGGGTAATTGCCATTATTGATAGCAAGTCCTGGATTCTACGGGCTCTTTTGGTATTGGAGCTTCTTActgtcaagaaaaaaaaaagtgtaatATGGTGTAGATGTATCTCTAGGTTAATGCATTGGACGAATGCTGCTGCCgacttgcttaattttttttcttggaataCATGCTATTGATTGTTGGACTAGTTCGTTGTTGATTCTAATATTGTAAATGGTGTGCGTGTGCAACAGTCTGCCAGCGTGGACGCCCTTGCTGCCTTGGTGAACAAAGACAAGCTGACCCTCTTCGATTTGGTGCATGCCAGTCTTGAATGTTATATATGAGTTAGGAAAGGTAGTTGTTTTCCGGTCTATCTCAttgttgattttattttcaggTGTCAAATATGGAGATGTACTTGACGACGACGGACCACGTTGTTAGATCCAGAGGTTACTTTTTGGCATTGCTTTATTTTTGTATGTTCTGGGTTATTTTTGTGAGAAACAATCAACTTCAATGCAAGTAAAAGCTATAATATTTGCGGGTTAGATTATGGATATCGTTCCTTAACAGGTATTTGTTGCTAGACTCTCTTAGTATTGCTGGCACATTTCTAGAAGATGTATGAGACAATCTCTATTCTTGGTGAACATTATTACAGGTCTCTTCTTATATACAAAACTAAGCTTCAACCACACATTCCCACACACTGGTTTGGTTGCTTATGGAAACTAAAAAGGGGGAATGAAAAATGAGCATGGTGTTTTCTGGAATCACtgattatatttacaaaaatgcGAATTATTTCCAGTCAGGCAGTCACTATTTTCTTGTTGTGTGACCGGCCAAACTTCTCTTGCTTGACTCGAATCTGGTAGGCTTCTAGTGGTTCATATAACTGTTTGTCAACAATCTACCTTTCTTTTGCAGGAATCTTGCTTCTGGGGGAAATCTTGTGTCAAATTTCATTCAAACAGTTAGATGTTAATGCTATTTCAACATTGTCAGACTTCTTTATATCAAGATTGGTAAGTCTAATAATGTGAACTTTGGCTATTTCCTTTCAATCTACTGTTGTCAGCTCCTGTCACTTCAGTACTTCACTATAAAAAGACATCCGGTGTGTTTCTCTTTGTTGCTTGACATTTGATGCACAGGCACAACTTCTCAAACAAGTAAATCAACGGTTCTCCTCTCTCACTTGATTAAATTAGTTAATGTGACCTTCTACTGTTGAATCTCTCCTTGTCAAATATGGAATGATATCAAATACCTGACGGATAAGGATGTAAAACTAAGGAAGAAAATATCACAGATTTGTTGAAATTCTTAGTGTGATGCTTTCTTGGGAAAATTAAAcacagaaatatatttttcattacttTTTCTCCACATATAAACAACCAAACCTCCACATCTTTGATTCCAAATTCTCAACCCTTAGTGaaaatcatcaacatcatAGATTTCCAGCAATGCTAAATGTTCTGTGGACTATGACTTGCTGACCGACGGGCCTCATGTTATCTTTATTCAAATGATTGAGTTCTGGTCACTGTTAGGTTCTAAGATGAGCTTATGATTACTTTGTACATGCCACATATATTGGAGCAGTCAGAattgtgttatttatttatttatttattttgttggggGGGGGATCACATTCTGAGTAAAAAAGGGAACACAGTTTTAATTAGTATTGTAGCCTCATAGAAGAAATAGGCAGtgaatttcatttttcatcatcTCAAAAAAAGTTACAACTTCAAGAGTTGTTAGTGAAAGAACATTTGACTGGATTCTCATttgattaaagaaaaaaagtttcgCCTAGGTGACCGAACTTGGTTCTAGATTAGCCACTCTTTAGTTAGTTAGTTTGCATAGATTGGACCCTAGTGTCATTCTAAAGAATACTCTCCATGCAAATTGCTTTGAGATAGTTTAGTAGTTcttatttttcacattttttattttttatctgacAAAAACATTGTGTTAAGCAGATTTGTGTGCACAACATCTGAATATATGATAACCCCtgttaaattgtatttatgtcTCATGGTATGTTAGACTGTAATTATATCTATCTAATGGTGCCCGTCCTTTTATTATCACAGCAGTaatcatgcttttttttttgcatatcaGTCAGATTGGCAAGCACTTCGAGGAGCACTTGTTGGGTGTTTGGCTTTGTTGCGCAGAAAACAGACTGTTGGTAGCATCATCATTGCTGATGTCAAAAGACTTCTCGAGACTTTCTTGCAGAATGTCCAAGTCCAGTCACTTGCAGCTGCTGATCGCAAGGTTCTGTGATTATTTAGTGCAGAAATGCTTAAACAAGATTTTATCCTCACTCCAATCCATTGACAgattttcatctttttattctctttccaGCTATGCTTTCAAATTCTGAACTACATACTGGATCACTATCCAGAGGCTGTCAAAACATTGGTATGGTGCTAAATCAGTATCTGGACAATAGTAGATCACTGCATTATACTGAAATTATCTCAGCTAGTCATTATTTTTACAGAAACAACAGTGCTTTTTATCAACCTATATGTGCATTATCTAATAACTATATCACCAACATAGCTTTTCACTTCCTTTGCTTTGATAtcctattttttaatgttgctATTATTCCTCTGGTTTGTTAGCACTTCCCTCATCTGGCAATCACAATTCTTCTATTCTGAAAATTTGACTCTTTTGAATTACCATACAACATGCTTTGTATAAAATATGAGAACTCTCCAATAATACTGCAAGCATAAATGGCAAAGTATTTAAGAATTAACAACATTATGGGTACTTACGAAGTATACCTTGTGAATGGGGGAGTGCCAACTATTCAAGAGTGGAAAGAATACAATTTCATTTGTTATCAGCCTCTGACATGGAGGCTCAGTTTGTATTTCACTGCCAGTGTGTTAGTTTATGTtccttatttgatttttgaatgCATAGTATCCTCATTTCTGAATTGTAAGGATTTGACATGGAGGCTCAGTTTCCTTTTCACTGTCAATCTGTTAGTAACTTTATAGTCCCCTTGGAATTTTGCAAAGATGACTACAAACCAATGCACGTTCAATTGTAATGTCTAGGTTGATGAGCTTCTGTACGGAATCTGTGAAGCCATTGATGAAGAAAAGGACCCAGAATGCTTGAAGCTTTCATTTCATTTGGTGGAAGCTGTCATGAAGCTATTTCCAGATCCATCTGGTTTGGCAACACAATATGCAAGCGAAGTTTTTGAGATTCTGAGTAAATATTATCCGATATACTTCACACATGTATGCTGATTGACCACTTTGACTCTCGAGGCATTTTCATGTTCTATTTTATAAGTAGCTGTTCTCGGTCTTCATTTCATCAAACTTTGAAGTAGCATATTGATCATTTGCGCTGTTGTGTATGCAGGGAGTGGGTGATGATTTGGACGCTACAAGAGATGACCTTTCTAAGGCActaatggtataaatatggatatatattattcCGCTGAATATGATCTGATAGTGTTTGATCTTTATGTTATCTGCTACCACTAGATTTTCTTGTCATGCTAGCGAATGAAGTAAGGCTTCCTATTATTGTATTTTCCTGGCTAACAGTCTGTTTAAATCTATACAGCATGCCTTTTGTTCAACCCCATATTTTGAGCCCTTCGCAATTCCTTTGCTTCTAGATAaactttcttcttctcttccatTAGCCAAGGTTAGTAGCTAAACTTACTACATTGCTTATGCTTCAACAATTTTCCGAAAGAGAAATCCTGTCTGTTGTTTTTTGCTGAAGTACCCACCTTCTTTACAGCTTGATTCTTTAAAATATCTGGATAATTGCATCCGCTGCTATGGTGCAGACAGAATGGGCGGACATGCAACCACTATTTGGTTTAAGTTGAAAGAAGTGATTTTTAGCCTTCCCACGGACCAAATTTTGTCAACCTCAGGGTCATCTAAAGACATGGAGAAGAATAACAATCAAATAGTATCAGAAGCTCTCACTTGTTTGAAGACAGCTATTACTCATATGGGTCCTTTAGATGAAAATCGTTTGATCAATTTAATCTTGCTGGATGAGGACATTGTGAGTAGCATCCATTCTGTGGAAAGTGAAGAAACCTCTGTTTTGACTTTACAAAACCTGATTCAACTACATGCCCTTGGAAGTGTTATTTCTATTCTTGCTGAATCATCTGCATATTTCTGCACTAGAGTTCTTCAAGCGCATTTCGTGCGCTTGGTAGATAGTTTGGAAATCTCAGCTGGTCGTGGATCTCAACACTTGAATAATCGCAGTGGATCTTCTGCTCCTATTAACTATGGTGCGCTCTATTTATCTGTCCAAATGCTTTCATCCTGTCGAGAGGTGGCCTTGGCATATCAAGAAGATTTTTCTCCAATTAAATCAGCAAAGGAGTCTTGGTGGCTtatcttagaaaaaaaaatggattcaaTAATCCATCTTCTTCAATCTGTATTGACCATTGATTCTCAGCCTGCCCAGTCAGCACTCAGGCAAGATTATGTTTCATGTGCTGGTATGTCtaagtataatttagtaatttaCCACATGCGATATTTTGTGAACCGATATGTACCTGTGAGGcgtcaaaaaattcaaaactctTTTGATCCATGTTTTTAGGTGTGTTTGCTTCAGATAATTCGTTTTTCAAGTATTACACCTCAAGTTGTAAATACATTAAAGTGCACATAGTACCAATATCTATGTCCTGCACCCTTCCAATGCCCCAATCTACTCATTATGTCTGTTCGTTAACTCTGCCATTTTTTGCTTCTTAGGTTACATCTTGTACCTCAAGGTCATGTTTAACACTACCTCCGAGCTACTTTGGGTTTGTCCTAAGTCAAACATCTAtaagtttgaccaagtttataaaaaaatacaatgaaatttcaacacaaaataaatataatataagaatATATTCAATGGTAGATTTAATGATACTAATTTTTGTGTTATTGATGTTAgtacatttttctataaacttggtgAAATTTGAAGAGTTTTGACTTATAACAAACCCAAAATGACTTAtagtatgaaacggaggaagtactaaATGTTTAGTTAATGGAGCTATTAATTTTTCAACTTGCTGTCAGTAGATCCTAGTGTTTTTTTAGAATCAATGTAGGTTGAGCTCTCTATCCTAATTTGGCTATTTATTGCAAACGGTTTGCAGTGAAGGGTTTGATAACCATTGCAACTTTCCCGGAACAATGTTCACCTCTATCAGCAAATGCATACGAGGAGGTTCTGTTGACACTTACTTCAGTAATTATGAGCAAGTGTGAAAATGTGCATTTGTGGAGATTGTCATTGAAAGCATTGACCAGCATTGGCTCATCCATTGTGGAGTTTCATGCTTctcaaaaggaaaatatttaCAACAAAGTAGTTGTTGACAAGATTATTTCTCTGGATGAACCTTATGATACTTCGATACCCCTCAACCTAAGACTTGAAGCATGTTTCGAAGTTGGTACTTCAGGTTCAAACAGTATGTTAAGGGTTGCTAGATCTCTTGAAGAAGCTGTTGTCAGCAGTATTTCTGAGGCAGGACTTCCCCTGTTGTTTTGTCTCTTTCATGTTCCATTTCTATGAGCAACtgaacaaaatatttgattgaTGCAGGTTAATGGAAGAACAGGCTGCACAGTCCATCTGCTTGAATGCTACTGTGGTCGGGTCCTTCCTTGGTATGTGAAACTTGCCTTTTAGTATCTAGTTCTATATTGGGAGATGGGTCGAGACAAGTCTGTGATGTAAAAATCTTTCTCGGATTATGCAAACCTAACTGTAGAAAATATTACATAAACTTAATGAGTAAATTTGATGAGTAAATAGCTTAAGCCTAAACATGCTTCCATGTTTCAGTGGTAGATTTCTCAAACATGGCTAGCACAAATGACCATGATAATGGCATGCTTAATACGTGTGGACAGCACTAATTTCCAATCTTTTTGATAGGATATGTAATATGTGGATCAAACTATCATTTCACATGCAACTGTCTCCTTTATGCAGGTTGTTTACTTTTGGTGGTGTCAATGAACTTGCTTTGAACTTTGCTGTGCGTCTCTGGAATGAAATTAGGGACTTGGCTATTTCAGATAGAATCAGATCACAGGTGAAGCTCTATCAAATTGAGTCTCTGCTAATTAAGTTGACTTATTGACAATTAGATGtcctcatatatatatgattttacaGAGAATTGAGTGTATAATCATGAAAACCTTaaaaatctctctctctctctctctcagggTCTTCTTAGCTCACTAATGATGGGAATGAAGCTTTTAGTTGGAATCTGCACAGAGGAACAACAGTCATTGATTGTTCAGAAAGCATATGGCACAATATCGTCGATGCTATCACTTCCTGTGATATCAATGGCACAGCATCTTTTGGCTGTCAATGAGCCAGTTCCTTTATACTCTGTTCATGATACACCTATTGTGTGTATGCTTTCATCGGTCATAGTTGGTCTTCGGCCTCAAACACCTCTACCAGATATGATGATGATTATTAATCTCTTTACAGCATTCCTACTGAAAGGGCAAATCCCAGCTGCCCATGCATTAGCTTCCATTTTCAACAAAAATCTACAAATTTCAGAATTCTCACATGAGAATAGATTGGATAAAGTGCTTGATACTATTCTTGAGAGGTGTTTCTCAACTATATCATTGCGAAGCAGTATGAAGATATCTCTCTCTCATGCTGCCCGTCCAGATGATGCTAATTGCTCGGAGAGCTTGTCTGGAAGCATTGATTCAAAGGATGATATTATGGCTGGCTTGGCATGGCTTGGCAAAGGATTGCTTATGAGAGGAGATGAAAAGGTGAAGGATGTTTCAATGTTTCTTCTTAAATGCCTATGCTCGGATCAGAGTTTGGCTGGCATTTCATCCCACCAGGAAGAACATGATATCAATGATTCATCATGTGCCTCTCTTGCAACATCTGCAGCTGATGCATTCCATGTGATGATGAGTGATTCAGAAGTTTGCCTGAACAAGAAGTTTCATGCAAGAATAAAACCATTGTATAAGCAGCGTTTCTTCTCAATATTGATGCCAATTTTTATCTCCAAAATCAAGGAATCTACTGTGATGGTAACAAAGTATGTATCTACATTCATACTGCTTTCTCCTATTATTGAGAGCAATAGCtgtaggtttgtttggtttcatGCTTCTGTAACTTTGTCCTGCTCAATGTGTCATTATTATCTCCTATTATTCTATTATATCTTTTCTCGTAATGTTTTTAGTGGGTACTCATGTTAGTGGAAAGAAGCGACATGGCTGCATCATTTCTGATATCAAAATGATACATAGCAAAGTTCAGGGATAACAATTCAAAATGTGGACTGCTGTAAAAGAGACATTTATGCCAATTTGTTTTTTGGAAAGGCATTTCTATTGACACCTTTTGTTTCTGGATTTAAGTTTATTGATATTGCTTGGCAATGACctttatatttatgaatttaggaATTGTTCCTATGTATTTGGAACCTTTTCCAAATGTAATTTCTTACAAGTTACTGAGAAAATGTCATTCTCTGCAGATTTGTTTTGTATCGAGCTTTTGGGCATATCATTTCCAATGTTCCAGTACCAGCAGTTATAACAGAAGCCCATAAGGTTAGTTCTTGATTATAATACATACTATTACTTTTGCAATACTAAAATTAACGTGGACATCATTTGTTGGTTCATACATTCAGACCACGCTAAATTGCTAATCAGTTCATTGTTTTTGTTCCCCTGTTTTGTTTCAGATTTTACTTGTGATGGTTGATAGCTTAGCTAAATTAAGTCAGGATATTAAGGATAAAGATCTAGTGTATAGTATGTTGCTCGTCTTGTCTGGAATGCTTATGGATGAAAAAGGTGAGatcattattattttgttctaTATTCATGTTCATTTTTGTTGTGTGGTCACTGGCTCACCGCTGCAAAATTGATGTGCAGTATTTGATCTTGTTGCTAACTTATCATTTCCCTTTTTCCTATGCAGGCAAAGAATGCATTGTGGAGAATATCCATATCGTCGTCAATGTTCTCGCACAGCTTGTATCGTATCCTCACATGATGGTACCTTGGTGTTATTTGTATTCACCCTTCAATACCAACTGGTCAATCGTTCTGTTTATGTAATTAACATGTCTTTTCGCCCTTCCTTTAGGTTGTTCGCGAGACAGCCTTACAATGTTTTGTTGCCATGTCTAGTCTTCCTCACTCAAGAATTTATCGCATGCGACCACAGGTAATTTTGATGTTAGCGTGATTATTTTCTTTGGAAAAATATGCATGTGGTATGGCCTGTAGTATCCTCTGTGGAAATATATGCGTGTAATATGGTCTGGAGTAGGCGTAAGGTTGTCAACTGTTGCTATGGGCCTTATGGCTCGTGGATAGTTGCCTCTGTATTGGCAAAGATAATAAGGCGTCATGCAGTTTTAGCACAAATAGATAAATGCAATAAAATGCAACTTACCATTCTTCCTTGTAAggtcatattttttagtttgggGGCAGAATTCAGATGTAATTTATGTGAGATTGAGGGTGTCTTGATGTAGCCAACTGTCATTAAACGAGAATAGAAGTTATCAAATTGAAAACACTTATATGACAAAGGCATGCTCCTGCAGATCCTACAAGCTGCAATCAAGGCTCTTGATGATAAGAAAAGGACAGTTCGTCATGAGGCTGTTCGGTGTCGACAAACATGGTAAGAGAACTCAATCATCTTTGGAGCTAAGGACCTGGTCTTATGATTCATTCCCATCATTTACCTGCAGGAAATCATATGCTTAAACGTAGTGTTGATCTTATGGGGGTGGCATTGTTTGGGTTTCGGTAGAGCTTACTAGGTGATCCTGGTGGCCATTGATGAGGTACAAGATTGGTATGTCATGCTACCATTTTCTGTTCATTTCAACAGCTCAACTTCTTTATTCCCATACCATTCCAGATTAATTAGCTGTCAGCTCTATGCACATACACAGGCATGGTATGCCATTGCGCGACGACTCAGCAGCTGAACACACCTCTGAAATCTGTTGTCCATTTGCATGGGGGCTATTGAGAGTTCTGGATGGAGTTTGGTGTGATTCACCTTAGGAAACGGTGGACAATGACTTGCTGACTTGCACCAAGAACACCTTGGGGAGAATCTGGTTAACCTTATTCTCGGTCCTTATTCAAGGACTGTGAGTCGACTTCGTTCGAGATCATAACCCAAGGCCACCTATTTATTACACGGGCTTTTACTGTGGTGGGATAATATGTTATCATCTCTGAAGAATTCAGTTCAAACCATGTCTCCTGCATGTATGCCAGTGCAGTAGCATCGTTGTGGATTGCTTTTCTGTGCAACTTGTTAAAGTCTGATCTCTCCCTGCCAATTCTTGAATATGCTGAaaatatcgaatttttgatgGCTTGAAATCAAAATACTATTGTAAGAGCTAGATGCACCTCACATACAATGCATCAACTAAATTGTGTTGAGACAACATCATAAACAGTTGCAGCATTTTATTGCTATTACTGAAAGGTGTCCATATATACTTTACCCGAAATGCATACTATAAAATCGGAAAACAACATGATAGCTACATCATGTTTCCTAGAGAAAGCTCAGAGTCTGCTTTTCAGCCGTTTGGATCTTTTTTGCCATTATGATAGTGATATTATAATCACTGATATATGGGTCTTGATATGTGGGTCTTATCGATGATGATATCTATATGTTAGTGACTGTAATGACAGATTGATCTCAATCGGCTTTTCAGCAGTGTACCCATCTCCTCCAAACAATCTATGAATCTGAAGCGTCGAGTGCAGTGACGACGGCCATGAAGACGTTGACGGTGTCGAGGTAGAGGGAGATGGCCGCCGCGACGTACTCGTCGTAGGCGTGCCTCTTGATCAGGTTGTCGGTGTCGTAGATGATGAAGCCGGAGAacaccagcgccgccgcgcacccGAACACCGTCGTCCCCACCTTCCCCATTGGCAGCAACATCTTTTGTGTCCAAAAAAAGTTgccaattttataaatattcagGATGAAatttttgcaataaatattCATTTGGATATGAACTTTTTGCGGCCGagatatatattgtttggttggttgtatGACCTGGATGAAGCCGTAGAGCACGAGGACGAGGAAGGCCGCGACCAAAAACGGGCGGAGGAAGCTGAAGTCATGGCCTCTCTCGGCCGCACAGAATGTGTAGAGTGTTAAGCCCAGGACCACCGCAAATGTTAGGGATGCTGCTTCGATTATGACAATGCCGGCTTgttttggaaaagaaaaaagaatgagCTATTAATTTCATGATTTCGATCCCATTcggttgtttatttttaaaagaatggTATCATGTTGTTTGATTAATTGTACATATGTGTTTATTCATAGGGCATTAGTCTCGAATCTTGATAGGTGATAGACATCTCGATACGAGATTCTATCAcactcatctttttgtttttatttacatttataatttaaaattttcaaccttaaatttagagtcaattttagggttttttaatcaaagtttGTTTTCGGATTTTACATTTAGAACgctaaaaataagttcataaattattttctatttataaatatgtcgtttgaggaaaaaaacaaacaattaggGCCTATGCCCATTTGGAATGCAGGAATGAATTTCATGGCAAACTTATAAGAAACTGAATATTATATCCATGATCAAACTGTGGGGGATCATACGTTAATCACCTTTGACAGAGAGGCAGCCCAAGGCAATGGCGCAGCTCATGCAAATGGTGAACATGGCTAGAAGGACGAGGTTGATGGGGTGCTTCTTACGGAGAAACATCGTCGGCAGCATCACTGTTCCATCAATTCATGTCACCACcacagtaattaattaattagttatattaattaacAGCCATGCATATCCATGTGATGTGATGAACGACGGCGGGTCACCGATGAGGGGGGCGACGATAACGGCCACGAAGGCGGCGAGCGACGCCGGCGTGCGGGCGAGGAAGAAGCGGCGGATGGCCGGGACAGAGTagaaggcggcggccacggcgacggTCACCACCAGCTGCATCGCCACGATCGCGTACACCTTGCGGATGAACGCCCACCGGAGCTCCGGCCTCTCGATCAAGTACGGGCACGccacttcgccgccgccgccgccgcctcctgccaccgtcgccggcggtggcggcggcggcgggaagctgctgctgccggcggCCTGAGCCTCCGCGTCGTGGTGGCCGTGCTTACCCATACTAGTGACGCATATGCACTCACTCACTTGGACGGTGGCGAGGACGACGGAGAGATGGCGGGAGTGACCGATGCCACGTGGCGCCAGATCTCTCTCTTTCTATTGATGCTCCGTTTGAAACGGTTTTCCGATGGTTGGCAAAAGAATTTCAAATATGAATACTCAGCTCCGTTCATTTGTCaacgtacatatatatgtttacatCTATAACATCTGCCACCTTGATattaactactccctccgtgcTTCCATAGTCCTACCTTC includes:
- the LOC102721658 gene encoding protein LIFEGUARD 2-like translates to MGKHGHHDAEAQAAGSSSFPPPPPPPATVAGGGGGGGEVACPYLIERPELRWAFIRKVYAIVAMQLVVTVAVAAAFYSVPAIRRFFLARTPASLAAFVAVIVAPLIVMLPTMFLRKKHPINLVLLAMFTICMSCAIALGCLSVKAGIVIIEAASLTFAVVLGLTLYTFCAAERGHDFSFLRPFLVAAFLVLVLYGFIQMLLPMGKVGTTVFGCAAALVFSGFIIYDTDNLIKRHAYDEYVAAAISLYLDTVNVFMAVVTALDASDS
- the LOC102703989 gene encoding MMS19 nucleotide excision repair protein homolog produces the protein MAKVPLAQWVSHVEAFVDVSRAPAQHSASVDALAALVNKDKLTLFDLVSNMEMYLTTTDHVVRSRGILLLGEILCQISFKQLDVNAISTLSDFFISRLSDWQALRGALVGCLALLRRKQTVGSIIIADVKRLLETFLQNVQVQSLAAADRKLCFQILNYILDHYPEAVKTLVDELLYGICEAIDEEKDPECLKLSFHLVEAVMKLFPDPSGLATQYASEVFEILSKYYPIYFTHGVGDDLDATRDDLSKALMHAFCSTPYFEPFAIPLLLDKLSSSLPLAKLDSLKYLDNCIRCYGADRMGGHATTIWFKLKEVIFSLPTDQILSTSGSSKDMEKNNNQIVSEALTCLKTAITHMGPLDENRLINLILLDEDIVSSIHSVESEETSVLTLQNLIQLHALGSVISILAESSAYFCTRVLQAHFVRLVDSLEISAGRGSQHLNNRSGSSAPINYGALYLSVQMLSSCREVALAYQEDFSPIKSAKESWWLILEKKMDSIIHLLQSVLTIDSQPAQSALRQDYVSCAVKGLITIATFPEQCSPLSANAYEEVLLTLTSVIMSKCENVHLWRLSLKALTSIGSSIVEFHASQKENIYNKVVVDKIISLDEPYDTSIPLNLRLEACFEVGTSGSNSMLRVARSLEEAVVSSISEVNGRTGCTVHLLECYCGRVLPWLFTFGGVNELALNFAVRLWNEIRDLAISDRIRSQGLLSSLMMGMKLLVGICTEEQQSLIVQKAYGTISSMLSLPVISMAQHLLAVNEPVPLYSVHDTPIVCMLSSVIVGLRPQTPLPDMMMIINLFTAFLLKGQIPAAHALASIFNKNLQISEFSHENRLDKVLDTILERCFSTISLRSSMKISLSHAARPDDANCSESLSGSIDSKDDIMAGLAWLGKGLLMRGDEKVKDVSMFLLKCLCSDQSLAGISSHQEEHDINDSSCASLATSAADAFHVMMSDSEVCLNKKFHARIKPLYKQRFFSILMPIFISKIKESTVMVTKFVLYRAFGHIISNVPVPAVITEAHKILLVMVDSLAKLSQDIKDKDLVYSMLLVLSGMLMDEKGKECIVENIHIVVNVLAQLVSYPHMMVVRETALQCFVAMSSLPHSRIYRMRPQILQAAIKALDDKKRTVRHEAVRCRQTWKSYA